A part of Flavobacteriaceae bacterium GSB9 genomic DNA contains:
- the miaB gene encoding tRNA (N6-isopentenyl adenosine(37)-C2)-methylthiotransferase MiaB, with the protein MEKIIDENKQGESLVLEQKEGNKRKLFIESYGCAMNFSDSEIVASILATEGFNTTQKLEEADLVLVNTCSIRDKAEQTVRKRLEKYNAVKRDHNPKMKVGVLGCMAERLKAKFLEEEKIVDLVVGPDAYKDLPNLLSEVEEGRDAINVILSKEETYGDIAPVRLNSNGVTAFVSITRGCDNMCTFCVVPFTRGRERSRDPQSIIEEINDLWNKGYKEVTLLGQNVDSYLWYGGGLKKDFEKASDLQKATAVNFAKLLDMCAKSQPKMRFRFSTSNPQDFTIDVIEVMAKHRNICNYIHLPVQSGSDRILKEMNRLHTREEYIEIIDNIRRLIPNCGISQDMIVGFPTESEKDFEDTVTLMEYVKYHFGYMFAYSERPGTLAERKMKDDVPEADKKRRLAKIVELQQKHSGIRTKEHLNTVVEVLIEKESKKSDAHWSGRTSENIVCVFPKENYKIGDFVNVKTSDCTTATLIGEAIGYSENN; encoded by the coding sequence ATGGAAAAAATTATAGACGAAAATAAACAGGGCGAATCGCTTGTATTAGAGCAAAAAGAAGGCAACAAACGTAAACTTTTTATTGAAAGTTATGGCTGCGCCATGAATTTTAGCGACAGTGAAATTGTGGCCTCCATTTTGGCCACCGAAGGCTTTAATACCACCCAAAAATTGGAAGAAGCCGATTTGGTTTTGGTAAACACCTGCTCTATTCGCGATAAAGCCGAACAAACCGTACGGAAACGCCTTGAAAAATACAATGCTGTAAAACGCGATCACAACCCTAAAATGAAAGTAGGCGTTTTGGGCTGTATGGCCGAACGTTTAAAAGCTAAATTTTTAGAGGAGGAAAAAATTGTCGATTTGGTAGTTGGCCCAGACGCCTATAAAGATTTACCTAACCTATTGAGCGAGGTTGAAGAAGGCCGCGATGCCATAAATGTTATTCTTTCAAAAGAAGAAACCTATGGCGATATTGCCCCTGTTCGCTTAAACTCAAACGGCGTAACGGCTTTTGTTTCCATTACTCGTGGTTGTGATAACATGTGTACGTTTTGCGTAGTGCCTTTTACCCGTGGACGCGAGCGTAGCCGAGACCCTCAAAGTATTATTGAAGAAATTAACGACTTATGGAACAAAGGTTACAAGGAAGTAACCCTTCTTGGACAAAATGTAGATAGTTACCTTTGGTACGGTGGTGGACTTAAAAAAGATTTTGAAAAAGCAAGCGACCTACAAAAAGCCACGGCGGTAAATTTTGCCAAACTACTGGATATGTGCGCTAAATCACAACCTAAAATGCGTTTTCGTTTTTCTACCTCAAATCCGCAAGATTTTACGATTGATGTCATCGAAGTCATGGCGAAACACCGTAATATTTGCAACTATATCCACTTGCCTGTACAAAGTGGAAGCGACCGTATTTTAAAAGAAATGAACCGTTTGCATACGCGCGAGGAATACATTGAAATTATCGATAACATCCGTAGGCTTATACCAAATTGTGGCATCAGTCAAGATATGATTGTAGGATTCCCAACCGAATCCGAAAAAGATTTTGAAGATACCGTCACCCTTATGGAATACGTTAAATATCATTTCGGGTATATGTTTGCGTACTCAGAACGCCCCGGCACATTAGCAGAAAGAAAAATGAAAGATGATGTGCCAGAAGCCGACAAAAAACGCAGATTGGCAAAAATTGTGGAGCTTCAGCAAAAGCACAGTGGTATACGCACAAAAGAGCACTTGAATACTGTTGTTGAAGTGTTGATTGAAAAAGAATCAAAAAAATCGGATGCACACTGGTCGGGCCGGACCTCAGAAAATATTGTTTGTGTCTTCCCAAAAGAAAATTACAAAATTGGTGATTTCGTAAACGTAAAAACCAGCGACTGTACCACGGCAACCTTGATAGGTGAAGCTATTGGCTATTCTGAAAACAATTAA
- a CDS encoding sigma-54 dependent transcriptional regulator, whose product MESVQAIKQRFGIIGNTPGLNRAIEKAIQVAPTDISVLVTGESGVGKESIPKIIHQLSHRKHNKYIAVNCGAIPEGTIDSELFGHEKGAFTGATQTREGYFEVADGGTIFLDEVGELPLTTQVRLLRVLENGEFLKVGSSKVQKTNVRIVAATNVNMHEAIQKEKFREDLFYRLSTVDIHLPPLRERHDDIHLLFRKFASDFALKYKMPTVKLTDNAVQVLTKYRWGGNIRQLRNIAEQLSVLEQDRTITAETLRSYLPTTGSNLPAVIKTSKSDSDFSSEREILYKVLFDMKSDLNDLKKLTLELMKTGNVKEVEKENEGLIQKIYGSDDEDNIDFEESMEDTEVLSIPEHVEANTENNGTQDKYHFAEEIEEEETLSLQDKELELIKKSLERHNGKRKLAAAELGISERTLYRKIKQYDL is encoded by the coding sequence ATGGAATCAGTTCAAGCTATAAAGCAACGTTTTGGTATTATTGGAAACACGCCTGGTTTAAACCGCGCTATTGAAAAGGCGATTCAAGTGGCACCAACCGATATTTCGGTACTGGTAACAGGTGAAAGTGGCGTGGGAAAAGAAAGTATTCCTAAAATCATTCACCAGCTTTCGCACAGAAAACACAATAAATACATTGCTGTAAACTGCGGCGCCATTCCTGAAGGCACCATTGACAGTGAACTCTTTGGCCATGAGAAAGGCGCATTTACTGGCGCTACACAAACCCGTGAGGGCTATTTTGAAGTGGCCGACGGCGGCACCATTTTTTTAGACGAAGTGGGCGAACTGCCTTTAACTACTCAAGTGCGTTTACTGCGTGTTTTGGAAAATGGCGAATTTTTAAAAGTGGGTTCCAGTAAAGTGCAAAAAACCAATGTGCGCATTGTGGCGGCCACAAACGTAAATATGCACGAGGCCATTCAAAAAGAAAAGTTTCGTGAAGACTTATTTTACCGCTTAAGTACGGTCGATATTCATCTGCCTCCATTACGTGAGCGCCACGATGATATTCATTTGTTATTCAGAAAGTTTGCCAGCGATTTCGCATTAAAGTATAAAATGCCCACGGTAAAACTTACCGACAATGCCGTACAGGTGCTCACGAAGTATCGTTGGGGTGGTAACATCCGTCAGCTACGAAATATCGCCGAACAACTTTCGGTATTAGAGCAAGACCGCACTATTACTGCAGAAACACTAAGAAGTTATTTGCCCACTACAGGGAGCAATTTACCGGCGGTTATAAAAACTTCAAAATCGGATAGCGATTTTAGTAGCGAGCGTGAGATTCTTTATAAAGTGCTTTTTGATATGAAAAGTGACCTCAACGACCTCAAAAAACTCACTTTAGAGCTCATGAAAACAGGTAACGTTAAAGAGGTTGAAAAGGAAAACGAGGGGTTAATTCAAAAAATTTACGGTAGCGATGATGAGGATAACATTGATTTTGAAGAATCGATGGAAGACACCGAAGTACTGTCTATTCCCGAGCACGTTGAAGCCAACACCGAAAATAACGGCACACAAGACAAGTACCATTTTGCCGAAGAAATTGAAGAAGAGGAAACCCTGTCGCTACAAGACAAAGAATTGGAATTAATTAAAAAATCGTTGGAGCGCCACAACGGAAAACGTAAATTGGCTGCTGCCGAATTGGGCATTAGTGAACGAACGCTATATAGGAAGATTAAGCAGTACGATTTGTAG
- a CDS encoding redoxin domain-containing protein, whose protein sequence is MKKLFLLITILSVSNFYAQKKQIWAKSFINKKAPEIIVEKWLTDTPKTKDKFVLIDFWATWCGPCRKAIPELNAFHNKFKDNLVVIGISDEPKWTVKKMKKPKMEYFSAIDTKERLKNIYEVKGIPHCVIIDPNGIVVWEGWPQLKGFELTETTINQLIQNYKSNH, encoded by the coding sequence ATGAAAAAACTATTTTTACTAATAACCATACTTTCCGTTTCAAATTTCTATGCGCAAAAAAAACAGATATGGGCAAAATCGTTTATTAACAAAAAAGCCCCTGAAATTATTGTTGAAAAATGGTTAACCGATACCCCAAAAACCAAAGACAAGTTTGTTTTAATTGACTTCTGGGCTACTTGGTGCGGACCTTGCAGAAAAGCCATTCCTGAACTAAACGCGTTTCACAATAAATTCAAAGATAATTTAGTTGTTATTGGTATCAGTGATGAACCTAAGTGGACAGTAAAAAAAATGAAAAAACCCAAAATGGAATATTTCAGCGCAATCGACACTAAAGAAAGGCTAAAAAACATTTATGAGGTTAAAGGAATTCCGCATTGCGTAATTATTGACCCGAATGGCATTGTAGTTTGGGAGGGCTGGCCGCAACTAAAAGGTTTTGAATTAACAGAGACAACCATCAACCAACTAATTCAAAATTACAAGTCAAACCATTAA
- the lptE gene encoding LPS assembly lipoprotein LptE, with product MKKTIISVSILILSVSLFGCGFYSFTGASIPPGTETYQVNRFENTALLVEPGLERDFKLALEDLIQNQTNLTLVQSNGDLVYEGEITEYRVSPTTATSQNTAAQNRLTITVKLRFFNTKKEEDDLEQNFTFFYDYDGRAQLIGADKTTAHETIFERITQDIFNATLAKW from the coding sequence ATGAAAAAAACCATAATATCCGTTTCAATTTTAATCTTAAGTGTTTCGCTTTTTGGATGTGGCTTTTACTCCTTCACTGGGGCTTCCATCCCCCCAGGAACGGAAACCTACCAAGTTAACCGTTTTGAAAACACAGCGCTTTTGGTAGAGCCCGGTCTAGAACGTGATTTTAAATTGGCACTGGAAGATTTAATACAAAACCAAACCAATTTAACCTTGGTTCAATCTAACGGCGACTTGGTTTACGAAGGTGAAATAACCGAATATAGGGTATCGCCAACCACCGCAACTTCGCAAAACACAGCGGCACAAAACCGATTAACCATAACTGTTAAACTGCGCTTTTTCAACACCAAAAAGGAGGAGGACGATTTAGAGCAAAACTTTACTTTCTTTTACGATTATGATGGAAGAGCACAACTTATTGGTGCAGACAAAACAACCGCACATGAAACCATTTTTGAGCGCATCACACAAGATATTTTTAATGCTACTTTAGCCAAATGGTAA
- the secG gene encoding preprotein translocase subunit SecG, whose protein sequence is MSTFTIFLVLIVVVAFLLIVVVMVQNPKGGGLSSSFGGGGTQQLGGVKKTTDFLDKSTWTLATLLLVLILLSNVAINRSSETVDSKALDPDATAQPLPEPQALPNAQDAAPATTTDGATDAPAEK, encoded by the coding sequence ATGAGTACGTTTACAATATTTTTAGTCCTTATAGTGGTTGTAGCCTTCTTACTAATCGTAGTAGTAATGGTTCAAAACCCTAAAGGCGGCGGATTGTCATCATCTTTTGGTGGCGGAGGCACACAACAATTGGGCGGTGTAAAAAAGACCACCGATTTTTTAGATAAAAGTACCTGGACCTTGGCTACGTTGCTTTTAGTATTAATTTTACTATCAAACGTTGCAATTAACAGAAGTTCAGAAACTGTAGATTCTAAAGCCTTAGACCCCGATGCAACAGCGCAACCTTTGCCTGAGCCACAAGCTCTACCTAACGCACAAGACGCTGCACCTGCCACAACAACCGATGGGGCTACCGATGCACCAGCAGAAAAATAA
- a CDS encoding co-chaperone GroES — MALNIKPLADRVLIEPAAAETKTASGIIIPDNAKEKPQRGTVVAAGPGTKDDPITVKVGDTVLYGKYAGTELKLEGTDYLIMRETDILAIV, encoded by the coding sequence ATGGCATTGAACATTAAACCATTGGCAGACCGCGTTCTTATAGAACCTGCTGCCGCTGAAACTAAAACAGCTTCAGGAATTATCATTCCAGACAACGCTAAAGAAAAACCACAAAGAGGTACCGTTGTTGCTGCCGGTCCTGGCACCAAAGACGACCCTATTACCGTAAAAGTTGGCGATACTGTTTTATATGGTAAATATGCTGGAACCGAACTTAAACTGGAAGGCACCGATTATTTAATCATGCGCGAAACCGATATTTTGGCGATTGTTTAA
- the groL gene encoding chaperonin GroEL (60 kDa chaperone family; promotes refolding of misfolded polypeptides especially under stressful conditions; forms two stacked rings of heptamers to form a barrel-shaped 14mer; ends can be capped by GroES; misfolded proteins enter the barrel where they are refolded when GroES binds) codes for MAKDIKFDIEARDGLKRGVDALANAVKVTLGPKGRNVIISKSFGAPSVTKDGVSVAKEIELEDEHENMGAQMVKEVASKTNDLAGDGTTTATVLAQAIVKEGLKNVASGANPMDLKRGIDKAVEAITRDLEKQSQEVGNSSEKIKQVAAISANNDDTIGELIAKAFEKVGKEGVITVEEAKGLDTYVDVVEGMQFDRGYLSPYFVTDSDKMIADLENPYILLFDKKISNLQEILPILEPVAQSGRPLLIIAEDVDGQALATLVVNKLRGGLKIAAVKAPGFGDRRKAMLEDIAILTGGTVISEERGFTLENADLSMLGTAETVTVDKDNTTIVNGSGDAEAIKARVNQIKAQIETTTSDYDKEKLQERLAKLAGGVAVLYVGAASEVEMKEKKDRVDDALHATRAAVEEGIVAGGGVALVRAKAVLEKIETVNLDETTGVQIVNKAIESPLRTIVENAGGEGSVVINKVLEGKKDFGYDAKSESYVDMLKAGIIDPKKVTRIALENAASVSGMILTTECALIDIKEDAPAMPPMGGGGMPGMM; via the coding sequence ATGGCAAAAGATATAAAATTTGATATTGAAGCTCGCGACGGACTAAAACGTGGCGTTGATGCATTGGCAAATGCAGTAAAAGTAACTTTAGGCCCTAAAGGTCGTAACGTAATTATTTCTAAAAGTTTTGGAGCACCTTCTGTAACCAAAGATGGTGTTTCTGTAGCTAAAGAAATCGAATTGGAAGACGAGCACGAAAACATGGGTGCCCAAATGGTTAAAGAAGTTGCTAGTAAAACCAACGACTTGGCTGGTGACGGAACCACTACCGCTACCGTTCTTGCTCAAGCTATCGTAAAAGAAGGTTTGAAAAACGTAGCATCGGGCGCTAATCCAATGGACTTAAAACGTGGTATCGACAAAGCTGTTGAGGCCATTACAAGAGACCTTGAAAAACAATCTCAAGAAGTTGGCAACTCTTCAGAAAAAATTAAGCAAGTGGCTGCCATTTCAGCCAATAACGACGACACTATTGGTGAGTTGATTGCCAAAGCTTTCGAAAAAGTAGGCAAAGAAGGTGTTATTACCGTTGAAGAGGCCAAAGGATTAGACACTTATGTTGATGTGGTTGAAGGTATGCAGTTTGACAGAGGTTATTTATCACCTTACTTCGTAACTGATTCTGATAAAATGATTGCCGATTTAGAAAATCCGTACATTTTATTGTTCGACAAAAAGATTTCTAACCTACAGGAAATCCTTCCTATTTTAGAGCCTGTGGCGCAATCTGGTCGTCCACTTTTAATCATCGCTGAAGATGTTGACGGCCAAGCTTTAGCTACTTTAGTAGTTAACAAATTACGTGGTGGATTAAAAATCGCTGCTGTTAAAGCACCTGGTTTTGGCGACAGACGTAAAGCTATGCTAGAAGATATCGCTATCTTAACTGGCGGAACGGTAATTTCTGAAGAAAGAGGGTTTACCTTAGAAAACGCCGACCTTTCTATGTTGGGTACTGCTGAAACAGTAACGGTTGATAAAGACAACACCACCATCGTTAACGGTTCTGGCGATGCTGAAGCTATAAAAGCTCGTGTAAACCAAATCAAAGCGCAAATTGAAACGACTACTAGCGATTACGACAAAGAAAAACTTCAAGAGCGTTTGGCAAAATTAGCTGGCGGTGTTGCAGTACTTTATGTTGGCGCAGCTTCTGAAGTTGAAATGAAAGAGAAAAAAGATCGCGTTGATGACGCCTTACATGCTACCCGTGCTGCCGTTGAAGAAGGCATTGTAGCCGGTGGTGGTGTGGCCTTGGTTAGAGCTAAAGCTGTTCTAGAAAAAATAGAAACCGTTAATTTAGACGAAACTACGGGTGTACAAATCGTCAACAAAGCTATTGAGTCGCCATTGCGCACTATAGTTGAAAATGCTGGTGGCGAAGGTTCTGTTGTTATCAACAAAGTGTTAGAAGGCAAGAAAGATTTTGGTTACGATGCGAAGTCTGAAAGCTATGTCGACATGCTTAAAGCAGGTATTATCGACCCTAAGAAAGTAACACGTATTGCTTTAGAGAATGCTGCATCTGTTTCTGGAATGATCTTAACAACAGAGTGCGCTTTAATTGATATTAAAGAAGATGCGCCTGCTATGCCTCCAATGGGTGGCGGTGGAATGCCAGGCATGATGTAG
- a CDS encoding RNA polymerase sigma factor, with amino-acid sequence MKAFLKVIQLHKNEAKLIKRAIKQNREAQHALFEMYAPKMLSVCRYYIKDIQHAEDTMLNGFFKVFTNLKNFEHKGSFEGWIRRIMVREAISFLRQQKKIEFPLEDLSNEAEHFENIKTDIEVNEIQELIDSLPNGYKTVFVMYTIEGYKHHEISDMLGISEGTSKSQLFKARKMLQEKIKELNKTASYGTI; translated from the coding sequence ATGAAAGCATTTTTGAAAGTTATACAACTCCATAAAAACGAAGCGAAACTTATAAAAAGAGCCATAAAACAAAACCGCGAAGCGCAACACGCCTTATTCGAGATGTATGCCCCAAAGATGTTAAGTGTATGCCGCTATTACATTAAAGACATACAACATGCCGAGGACACGATGCTTAACGGTTTTTTTAAAGTATTCACCAATTTAAAAAACTTTGAACATAAAGGAAGTTTTGAAGGATGGATTCGTCGTATCATGGTCAGGGAAGCCATTTCATTTTTAAGACAGCAAAAAAAAATTGAATTTCCATTAGAAGACCTTAGCAATGAAGCCGAACATTTTGAAAACATTAAAACCGATATAGAGGTCAATGAAATTCAAGAACTCATAGACAGCCTTCCCAATGGCTACAAAACGGTTTTTGTGATGTACACTATTGAAGGCTACAAACACCATGAAATATCCGATATGCTCGGTATAAGTGAGGGCACATCAAAATCACAACTTTTTAAAGCACGAAAAATGCTTCAAGAAAAAATTAAAGAATTAAATAAAACAGCAAGCTATGGAACCATATAA
- the chrA gene encoding chromate efflux transporter translates to MNNNNKIKEVAGLFFKLGCIAFGGPAAHIAMMEDEVVKKRKWMNQEHFLDLIGATNLIPGPNSTEMTMHCGYERAGWKGLFVAGICFIFPAVVITGVFAWLYQQYGQLPNVEPFIYGIKPAVIAIIFIAAYRLGKKAVKSVQIAILGVVALIACLLGLNEIIVLFGCGVLGFVFSFFKKNMSSLNSLFPLVLLQSQNIISAGVFKIFLTFLKVGAILYGSGYVLFAFLDAELVANGWLTRQALIDAVAVGQITPGPVLSTATFIGWQMHGLMGAIAATLGIFLPSFVFVLVLNSLIPKMRKSKIVRAILDAVNVAAVALIISVCIEMGKDTLTDWRTIIIAAISLIVVFYFKKVNSAFIVLGGALLGYLFSHL, encoded by the coding sequence ATGAACAACAACAATAAAATAAAAGAAGTTGCTGGGTTATTTTTTAAATTAGGTTGTATTGCATTTGGAGGACCAGCGGCGCATATAGCCATGATGGAAGATGAGGTTGTGAAAAAAAGAAAATGGATGAACCAAGAACATTTTCTTGACCTTATAGGAGCCACTAATCTAATTCCTGGCCCCAATTCTACCGAAATGACCATGCATTGCGGTTACGAACGTGCGGGCTGGAAAGGACTTTTTGTTGCAGGAATTTGTTTTATTTTCCCAGCGGTTGTAATTACCGGTGTTTTTGCATGGCTGTATCAACAATATGGTCAGTTGCCCAATGTGGAACCTTTTATTTATGGTATAAAACCAGCCGTAATCGCCATTATTTTTATAGCAGCTTACAGGCTAGGTAAAAAGGCTGTTAAATCTGTTCAAATTGCCATTTTGGGAGTTGTAGCTCTAATAGCTTGTTTATTGGGGTTAAATGAAATTATTGTACTTTTTGGTTGTGGGGTATTGGGCTTTGTATTTTCTTTTTTTAAAAAAAATATGTCTTCTCTAAATAGTTTATTCCCACTTGTATTGTTGCAAAGCCAAAACATAATTTCGGCTGGAGTGTTCAAAATATTTCTCACTTTTTTAAAAGTAGGAGCTATTTTATATGGGAGTGGTTATGTGTTGTTTGCTTTTTTAGATGCTGAATTAGTGGCAAACGGCTGGCTAACACGGCAAGCATTAATAGATGCTGTAGCCGTTGGACAAATCACACCAGGGCCAGTGCTGTCTACCGCAACTTTTATTGGTTGGCAAATGCATGGATTAATGGGTGCCATCGCGGCAACTCTTGGTATCTTTTTGCCTTCATTTGTTTTTGTGCTCGTCCTGAACTCATTAATTCCTAAAATGAGAAAATCTAAAATAGTTAGGGCCATTTTGGATGCAGTAAACGTAGCGGCAGTCGCATTAATTATATCCGTTTGTATCGAAATGGGAAAAGATACATTAACAGACTGGCGTACAATTATTATTGCCGCTATAAGTTTAATAGTGGTATTTTATTTTAAAAAAGTAAACAGTGCTTTTATAGTTTTAGGAGGCGCCTTGTTAGGTTACTTGTTCAGTCACCTGTAA
- a CDS encoding cation transporter, which translates to MKNITTAVLLFIATATFAQNKNAKASLEVDGVCMMCKGRIEKACLNTKGVKSANWNVKTHELKVYFDERKTNLDSIKVQILGVGHDLKDLKATDEAYATVHPCCRYRDVGVVDEHKDGDSTEE; encoded by the coding sequence ATGAAAAACATAACAACAGCAGTATTGCTTTTTATAGCAACAGCAACATTTGCCCAAAATAAAAATGCAAAGGCCAGTTTAGAAGTCGATGGCGTTTGTATGATGTGTAAGGGCAGAATAGAGAAAGCCTGTTTAAATACTAAAGGCGTGAAAAGTGCCAATTGGAATGTAAAAACACACGAACTTAAAGTTTATTTTGACGAGCGTAAAACCAATCTAGACAGCATAAAAGTACAGATTCTTGGTGTTGGTCATGATTTAAAAGATTTAAAGGCAACTGATGAAGCTTACGCTACAGTACACCCGTGTTGCCGGTATCGTGATGTGGGTGTGGTTGATGAGCATAAAGATGGAGATAGCACAGAAGAATAA
- a CDS encoding TonB-dependent receptor: MKHIFYVLFTLPAMLFSQEKIEGIILEANSKNDNIGLVGANVYWLNTEVGTVTNIDGKFTLPYKPEYKKMVVSYVGFKTDTLTITRPEKIKHWLQPTDNLDAVTVTSRNQATSKSYLKADNTFTVSSDELLKAACCNLSESFETNPSIDVNFADAITGTRQIKMLGLTSPYILIATENIPSIRGASQAFGLSFIPGTWVESIQITKGAGSVVNGFESIAGQINAELVKPAKDDRLFVNLYGASSERLELNTHLNTKVTDKWHTGLYLHGNLHNNKHDVNDDGFLDMPLYHQINVMNRWQYSDTEKGFVSFINLKFLNDEKQTGQLNFNPDTDKLTDNEPVLSGDELWGSEIDTKRFELSAKFGYVNPEVPWQSIGVQTAFSSHKQESYFGLKQYGITHNSLYANAIYNSIISDSRHKIKTGLSYTYDHYDEMLDVENLNQDYERTERSVGAFFEYNYNNLDKLNLTAGIRVDNHNLMGTFVTPRFHARYTPWEKSAIRASFGRGKRSANIFAENQKIFSTSRHVNILNTTGNIYGLDPEIAWNYGFSYLQGFNLFGRKADVTFDYYRTAFENQVIVDFENPQEVNFYNLEGKSYANSFQLEMNYDVFNRFNLRTAYKLYDVKTDYNSGKLEKPLVPKHRIFANIGYETAIKNNSKWKFDATFNWLGQQRLSSTEDSPEQYRLPKRTPTVATLNAQITKVFSPRLELYFGGENITNLRQPNPIVGANDPFGSNFDTTFVYGPIFGSLYYAGLRFNIK; this comes from the coding sequence ATGAAACATATATTTTATGTGCTTTTTACGCTTCCAGCAATGCTGTTTTCTCAGGAAAAAATAGAGGGCATTATTTTGGAAGCCAATTCAAAAAACGACAACATTGGGTTAGTGGGCGCCAATGTGTATTGGTTAAATACCGAAGTGGGTACGGTAACCAATATTGATGGAAAATTTACGCTTCCATACAAACCTGAATACAAAAAAATGGTGGTTAGCTATGTGGGGTTTAAAACCGATACACTAACTATTACAAGACCCGAAAAAATAAAACATTGGCTTCAGCCCACCGATAATTTAGATGCCGTTACGGTTACTTCGCGAAATCAAGCAACATCAAAATCGTATTTAAAAGCAGATAATACCTTTACGGTAAGTAGCGACGAACTTTTAAAGGCGGCTTGCTGTAACCTGTCCGAAAGCTTTGAAACCAACCCATCTATCGATGTGAATTTTGCCGATGCCATAACCGGAACGCGACAAATAAAAATGTTGGGACTTACCAGTCCGTATATCTTAATAGCAACCGAAAATATCCCATCTATTCGAGGGGCATCGCAAGCGTTTGGGTTGAGTTTTATTCCCGGAACCTGGGTGGAGAGCATTCAAATCACAAAAGGAGCGGGCAGTGTAGTAAACGGTTTCGAGAGTATTGCCGGGCAAATAAACGCCGAGTTGGTTAAACCTGCAAAAGACGATAGACTGTTTGTTAATTTGTACGGAGCATCAAGCGAACGGTTAGAACTAAATACCCACTTGAATACAAAAGTTACGGACAAATGGCATACGGGGTTGTATCTGCATGGTAATTTGCACAACAACAAACACGATGTTAATGACGATGGTTTTTTAGATATGCCACTATACCATCAAATTAATGTGATGAACCGTTGGCAGTATTCCGATACAGAAAAAGGCTTTGTAAGTTTCATCAATTTGAAGTTTTTAAATGATGAAAAGCAAACGGGGCAATTAAACTTTAATCCGGATACAGATAAATTAACTGATAATGAACCTGTGCTGAGCGGAGACGAACTATGGGGAAGTGAAATCGATACCAAACGCTTCGAGCTTTCGGCTAAATTTGGCTACGTTAACCCTGAAGTTCCTTGGCAGAGCATAGGTGTGCAAACAGCATTTAGTAGCCACAAACAGGAGTCGTATTTTGGCTTAAAGCAATATGGTATAACACATAATAGTTTGTACGCTAACGCTATATATAATTCAATTATTAGCGACTCACGTCATAAAATAAAAACCGGGTTGAGTTATACATACGATCATTACGATGAAATGTTAGATGTGGAAAATTTAAACCAAGATTACGAACGCACCGAGCGTTCGGTGGGCGCTTTTTTTGAGTATAACTACAATAATTTAGATAAATTAAATTTAACCGCAGGTATTCGTGTCGATAACCATAATTTAATGGGAACGTTTGTAACGCCCCGGTTCCATGCGCGCTACACGCCTTGGGAAAAGTCGGCTATTAGGGCTTCCTTTGGAAGGGGAAAGCGCAGTGCTAATATTTTTGCTGAGAACCAAAAAATATTTTCAACATCAAGACACGTTAATATTTTGAATACAACCGGAAATATTTATGGTTTAGACCCAGAAATAGCATGGAATTATGGCTTTTCGTATTTACAGGGGTTTAATCTTTTTGGACGAAAAGCAGATGTTACTTTTGATTATTATCGAACCGCTTTTGAAAATCAAGTTATTGTCGATTTCGAAAATCCGCAGGAAGTCAATTTTTATAATTTAGAAGGGAAAAGTTATGCTAACAGTTTTCAACTCGAAATGAATTATGATGTGTTCAACCGGTTTAATTTACGAACAGCCTATAAACTTTATGACGTAAAAACAGATTACAATAGTGGAAAATTAGAAAAACCATTGGTGCCCAAACACCGTATTTTTGCAAATATAGGATACGAAACTGCTATTAAAAACAATAGCAAATGGAAGTTTGATGCTACATTTAATTGGTTGGGGCAACAACGGTTGTCTTCAACAGAGGACAGCCCAGAGCAGTATCGATTACCAAAAAGGACACCAACTGTAGCGACTTTAAATGCGCAGATAACAAAAGTGTTTTCACCGCGATTGGAATTGTATTTTGGAGGAGAGAACATTACCAATTTAAGGCAGCCTAACCCAATTGTTGGAGCAAATGACCCATTTGGTTCAAATTTTGATACTACTTTTGTGTACGGTCCAATTTTTGGAAGTTTATATTATGCGGGTCTTAGATTTAACATAAAATAG